A stretch of the Capsicum annuum cultivar UCD-10X-F1 chromosome 8, UCD10Xv1.1, whole genome shotgun sequence genome encodes the following:
- the LOC107879886 gene encoding vacuolar iron transporter homolog 1 gives MASITKIQELAKNDDIEKQPPMQVDQNLEVEIVDYSKRAQWLRAAVLGANDGLLSTSSLMMGIGAVHEDAKSMILTGIAGLVAGACSMAIGEFVSVYSQYDIEVSHMKRENAAELEEKMKNLPNPLQAAGASAFAFAIGAIVPLLAAVFVKNYYVRLGVVVGAVSLALLGFGGLGAYLGKAPLVKSSLRVLIGGWFAMAITFGLTKLVGVTGLHV, from the coding sequence atggcatccataACAAAAATCCAAGAATTAGCCAAAAATGACGACATAGAAAAACAACCCCCCATGCAAGTAGACCAAAATCTTGAAGTTGAAATAGTAGATTACTCAAAAAGAGCACAATGGCTTAGGGCAGCAGTATTAGGTGCAAACGATGGATTACTCTCAACATCATCTTTAATGATGGGAATAGGAGCAGTTCATGAAGATGCAAAGTCCATGATCCTCACCGGTATCGCGGGGCTCGTAGCAGGAGCATGTAGCATGGCTATAGGAGAATTTGTGTCTGTTTATTCACAATATGACATAGAAGTGTCACACATGAAAAGAGAAAACGCAGCGGAATTAGaggaaaaaatgaagaatttgCCTAATCCATTACAAGCTGCGGGTGCATCTGCTTTTGCATTTGCAATAGGTGCAATCGTGCCTTTATTAGCTGCTGTTTTTGTGAAGAATTATTATGTGAGGTTGGGGGTTGTGGTGGGTGCTGTTAGCTTGGCACTTTTAGGATTTGGAGGATTAGGTGCATACTTAGGGAAAGCACCATTAGTGAAGTCTTCATTAAGAGTGTTGATTGGTGGATGGTTTGCTATGGCAATCACTTTTGGATTGACTAAATTAGTTGGTGTTACAGGACTACATGTTTAA
- the LOC107840007 gene encoding uncharacterized protein LOC107840007, whose protein sequence is MMSYSNRPVYVNPPPLKKHVKIRFTMAQNPKHLLQRMTPPPPTTDTSSENPKISIPIQSSSSSSLRVTRDLPNLSDCHGCGVRINHTDPDDRLQTLGSVWRIVLVCKKCIRYVNSGQACPYCFKDTDDDDSGCLKCSSRCKRLVHKDCISRYENSPPWSFTSSDQRVKSGKFVCIDCWVPSFFRGKSIGVCRKIEKYVSKTQNSTSDFKLRKVVLALKAKDSPLRKSVVAKNALKFVVKKDKNKGLLKTSRISNDDTNLTEVVNDAEFAFQLHRSMNSSPRISRTLCPRNSSYVGGPENVSCKLLDLGQTVSNSTGERLKVYSRTRYRGNIVRTSPETLPCVMVYSRTRLKEKVGQTSSEAPPSVAVYSRTRLKEKVGKDSSDASPCVMVYSRTRLKEKVCQPTSEAPPCVTMNERDPCVDSAHLKAELLTYKRNRLKRKMCKERVGLSGLIKEELDLGDDCRDLSGLKVSQLEGSQHNLHLQDASTLGPLSSGGDNTVQGEFCTNYTVKAESYNTQQDHFLLKYSRKKNRSAPGADVNEESTPDRSIPTNWFVESRSSSNC, encoded by the coding sequence ATGATGTCCTACAGCAACCGGCCGGTTTATGTGAACCCACCACCACTCAAAAAACATGTCAAAATACGGTTCACAATGGCGCAAAACCCTAAACATCTCCTGCAGAGGATGACACCGCCGCCGCCTACCACCGACACCTCTtcagaaaaccctaaaatttCCATTCCAattcaatcatcatcatcatcatcattaaggGTAACGAGAGATTTACCCAATTTGTCAGATTGTCATGGCTGCGGGGTCCGAATTAACCATACGGATCCCGATGACCGTCTTCAAACCCTAGGCAGCGTTTGGCGGATTGTACTTGTTTGTAAGAAGTGCATCAGGTATGTTAATTCCGGCCAAGCATGCCCTTACTGTTTCAAAGACACGGATGATGATGACTCGGGCTGTTTGAAATGTAGCAGCAGGTGCAAGAGACTTGTTCATAAGGACTGTATTAGTAGGTATGAGAATTCTCCGCCTTGGTCTTTTACTTCTAGTGATCAAAGGGTCAAATCGGGAAAATTTGTTTGTATAGATTGTTGGGTTCCAAGTTTCTTTAGGGGGAAATCAATTGGGGTTTGCAGAAAGATTGAAAAGTATGTCTCAAAGACACAAAATTCTACTAGTGATTTTAAATTAAGGAAGGTTGTACTGGCACTGAAAGCGAAGGATAGCCCTTTGCGAAAATCTGTGGTGGCGAAAAATGCATTGAAATTTGTTGTGAAGAAAGACAAGAATAAGGGGTTGCTGAAAACCAGTAGGATAAGCAATGATGATACCAATTTGACTGAGGTTGTAAATGATGCAGAATTTGCATTTCAATTGCATCGTTCCATGAACAGCTCACCGCGAATTTCAAGAACCTTATGCCCTAGGAATTCCAGCTATGTGGGTGGTCCTGAAAACGTATCATGTAAATTATTAGATTTAGGTCAGACTGTTTCGAACTCTACAGGTGAGAGGCTCAAGGTGTACTCTCGTACTAGGTATAGGGGAAATATTGTCCGAACTAGTCCTGAGACCCTACCTTGTGTTATGGTGTACTCTCGCACAAGGTTGAAAGAAAAAGTTGGACAGACTAGTTCAGAGGCTCCGCCTAGTGTTGCAGTTTACTCTCGCACAAGGTTGAAGGAAAAAGTTGGCAAGGATAGTTCAGATGCATCGCCGTGTGTTATGGTGTACTCTCGTACAAGGTTGAAGGAAAAAGTTTGTCAGCCTACTTCGGAGGCTCCACCTTGTGTTACAATGAATGAGCGTGACCCTTGTGTTGATTCTGCTCATTTAAAAGCCGAGTTACTTACGTACAAGCGGAACAGACTAAAGAGGAAAATGTGCAAAGAAAGGGTTGGTTTATCTGGCCTTATTAAAGAGGAGCTCGATCTTGGTGATGACTGTAGAGATCTTTCTGGTCTTAAGGTTTCTCAGCTAGAAGGTTCACAGCATAACTTGCATTTGCAGGATGCTAGCACCTTAGGTCCCTTGAGTTCTGGTGGAGACAATACTGTTCAGGGCGAGTTTTGCACTAACTATACTGTTAAGGCTGAAAGTTACAATACGCAGCAGGACCACTTTTTGTTGAAGTATAGCAGAAAGAAAAACCGCTCCGCGCCAGGGGCAGATGTTAATGAGGAATCAACACCTGATCGCAGCATACCTACAAATTGGTTCGTGGAATCCAGGTCATCATCAAATTGCTGA